A genomic window from Arthrobacter sp. FW305-BF8 includes:
- a CDS encoding TIGR01777 family oxidoreductase, with amino-acid sequence MRIVMAGASGLIGTALSSRLTSGGHDVVRLVRRPPSSPSEIRWDPATGTLDPASLEGADAVINLSGANIGARPWTPHRIDELFRSRLDPTRTLTSAMRRLDSPPRTFISQSGAGYYGDAGHSLLTENSPAGQGIMARICVEWETAAHEAPSGVRVVTPRTAVVLSRSGGAMGRLLPLLRAGIGGPLGNGRQYWPWITLPDLTSAFGFLLTSGNSGPVNVAAPEAADVNTLVAGLAKALHRPALLRAPAPVLRLVMGKLARELLLASQRIEPTLLRDSGFTWDHPSVALAAGWVASED; translated from the coding sequence ATGCGCATCGTCATGGCCGGCGCCTCAGGGCTCATCGGAACCGCACTCTCCTCCCGCCTCACCTCCGGCGGGCACGACGTCGTCCGGCTGGTGAGGCGGCCGCCGTCGTCCCCGTCGGAAATCCGCTGGGATCCCGCCACGGGAACCCTCGACCCGGCCTCCCTTGAGGGAGCCGACGCCGTCATCAATCTTTCCGGCGCGAACATCGGCGCCCGGCCGTGGACACCGCATCGGATCGATGAGCTGTTCCGGTCGCGCCTCGACCCCACCCGGACTCTTACCTCAGCGATGCGCCGCCTCGACTCGCCACCCCGAACCTTCATCAGCCAGTCCGGCGCGGGCTACTACGGCGACGCCGGGCACTCCCTGCTGACGGAGAACTCCCCCGCCGGGCAGGGCATCATGGCGCGCATCTGCGTTGAGTGGGAAACGGCAGCCCACGAGGCCCCGTCCGGGGTCCGGGTTGTGACCCCGCGGACCGCAGTGGTGCTGAGCAGGTCAGGAGGTGCCATGGGACGCCTGCTGCCCCTGCTGCGGGCAGGCATTGGCGGTCCGCTGGGCAACGGCCGGCAGTACTGGCCCTGGATCACCCTCCCCGACCTCACCTCAGCGTTCGGGTTCCTCCTTACATCCGGGAATTCGGGCCCCGTGAACGTTGCGGCACCGGAAGCCGCCGACGTGAACACCCTCGTGGCCGGGCTCGCAAAGGCGCTTCACCGACCTGCGCTGCTGCGCGCGCCGGCTCCTGTGCTGCGCCTCGTCATGGGCAAACTGGCCCGCGAACTCCTGCTCGCGAGCCAGCGGATCGAGCCGACACTGCTCCGGGACAGCGGGTTCACGTGGGACCATCCGTCGGTGGCGCTGGCCGCCGGGTGGGTGGCCAGCGAAGACTAG